A part of Campylobacter ureolyticus ACS-301-V-Sch3b genomic DNA contains:
- the recA gene encoding recombinase RecA — protein MDEKKKKALDLALKQIDKSFGKGTLLRLGDKEVEPIDSISTGSLGLDIALGIGGVPKGRIIEIYGPESSGKTTLTLHIVAECQKQGGVCAFVDAEHALDVKYAANLGVDTENLYVSQPDFGEQALDIVETLARSGAVDLIIVDSVAALTPKTEIEGDMGDTHVGLQARLMSQALRKLAGIVHKMGTTVVFINQIRMKIGMIGYGSPETTTGGNALKFYSSVRLDVRRIATLKQNDQSIGNRVKVKVAKNKVAPPFKQAEFDIMFGEGISKTGEIIDYGVKLDIIDKSGAWFSYKADKLGQGRENARNFLLQNPEISKEIENQILEHLGEQGILSSGDDDEIQEQNDD, from the coding sequence ATGGATGAAAAAAAGAAAAAAGCACTTGATTTAGCCCTGAAGCAAATCGATAAATCATTTGGCAAAGGCACACTTCTAAGGCTTGGAGATAAAGAAGTTGAGCCAATTGATAGTATCTCAACAGGATCTCTTGGGCTTGATATAGCTCTTGGAATTGGTGGTGTTCCAAAAGGTAGAATTATCGAAATTTATGGACCAGAAAGTAGCGGTAAAACAACCCTTACGCTCCACATTGTAGCTGAGTGCCAAAAACAAGGTGGAGTTTGTGCATTTGTCGATGCAGAACACGCTCTTGATGTAAAATATGCTGCAAATTTAGGCGTAGATACTGAAAATTTATATGTTTCACAGCCTGATTTTGGCGAGCAAGCCCTAGATATAGTTGAAACACTAGCAAGAAGTGGTGCTGTTGATTTGATAATTGTCGATAGTGTTGCAGCACTTACTCCAAAGACTGAAATTGAAGGAGATATGGGTGATACTCATGTTGGACTTCAAGCAAGACTTATGTCTCAAGCTCTTAGAAAACTTGCCGGAATTGTGCATAAAATGGGCACAACTGTTGTATTTATAAATCAAATCAGAATGAAAATAGGAATGATAGGCTATGGCTCACCAGAAACTACAACCGGTGGAAACGCACTTAAATTCTACTCATCTGTAAGACTTGATGTAAGAAGAATAGCAACTTTAAAACAAAATGATCAAAGCATAGGAAACAGAGTAAAAGTAAAAGTTGCAAAAAATAAAGTAGCTCCACCATTTAAACAAGCTGAGTTTGACATAATGTTTGGCGAGGGAATTAGCAAAACTGGTGAAATAATTGATTATGGTGTAAAGCTTGATATCATTGATAAAAGTGGTGCTTGGTTTAGCTATAAAGCCGATAAACTCGGTCAAGGAAGAGAAAACGCAAGAAATTTCTTACTACAAAATCCAGAAATTTCAAAAGAGATAGAAAATCAAATTTTAGAACATTTGGGAGAACAAGGAATTCTATCAAGTGGCGATGATGACGAAATACAGGAGCAAAATGATGATTAG
- a CDS encoding acetyl-CoA carboxylase biotin carboxylase subunit, giving the protein MEIKRILIANRGEIALRALRTIQEMGKEAVVVYSTADKDALYVKYADASICIGPARSSDSYLNIPAIMTAAQISESDAIFPGYGFLSENQTFVEICEKEGIKFIGPNLSAMALMSDKSKAKSFMKRAGVPVIPGSDGVLKDVEEARKLANEMGYPVILKAAAGGGGRGMRLVTKGEDLEKNFWAAESEALSAFGNGSMYIEKYITNPRHVEVQILGDEHGNVIHVGERDCSMQRRHQKLIEETPATILDEKTREKLHETAIAATKAIGYYGAGTFEFLYDQDSKEFYFIEMNTRLQVEHCVSEMVSGLDMVEWMIRIAQGEKLPSQDEIEFRGHSIECRIAAEDPKSFAPNPGKITKFIAPNGRNVRFDSHIYEGYSVPPFYDSMIGKLIVHADTRQKAIAKMRVALDELIIQGIKTTRNFHLNMMESADFANNKFDTNYLTKYY; this is encoded by the coding sequence ATGGAGATTAAAAGAATTCTTATTGCAAATCGCGGTGAGATAGCATTAAGAGCTTTAAGAACCATACAAGAAATGGGAAAAGAAGCTGTTGTTGTTTATTCAACCGCGGATAAAGATGCGCTTTATGTAAAATATGCTGATGCAAGTATTTGTATTGGGCCTGCTAGAAGTAGTGATAGCTATTTAAATATACCTGCGATTATGACAGCAGCTCAAATTAGCGAATCAGATGCTATTTTCCCAGGGTATGGTTTTTTGAGTGAAAATCAAACCTTTGTTGAAATTTGCGAGAAAGAAGGCATTAAATTTATAGGACCAAATTTATCAGCCATGGCACTCATGAGTGATAAATCAAAGGCAAAAAGCTTTATGAAAAGAGCAGGAGTTCCTGTAATTCCTGGAAGTGATGGCGTTTTAAAAGACGTTGAAGAGGCTAGAAAATTAGCAAATGAAATGGGTTATCCAGTTATCTTAAAAGCAGCAGCTGGTGGTGGCGGAAGAGGAATGAGACTTGTTACAAAAGGTGAAGATTTAGAAAAAAACTTTTGGGCAGCTGAAAGTGAGGCATTAAGTGCTTTTGGAAATGGTTCAATGTATATTGAAAAGTATATTACAAATCCTCGCCATGTTGAAGTTCAAATTTTAGGTGATGAGCACGGAAATGTAATTCATGTCGGCGAAAGAGATTGTTCTATGCAACGCCGCCATCAAAAATTAATCGAAGAAACTCCTGCTACAATTTTAGATGAAAAAACAAGAGAAAAACTCCATGAAACTGCAATCGCAGCAACTAAAGCCATAGGTTATTATGGTGCTGGAACTTTTGAGTTTTTATACGATCAAGATTCAAAAGAGTTTTATTTTATAGAGATGAATACAAGACTTCAGGTTGAACACTGCGTAAGTGAAATGGTAAGTGGTCTTGATATGGTTGAGTGGATGATAAGAATAGCTCAAGGTGAAAAACTTCCTAGTCAAGATGAGATAGAATTTAGAGGACATTCAATAGAGTGCAGAATAGCAGCTGAAGATCCAAAAAGTTTTGCGCCAAATCCTGGAAAAATAACTAAATTTATAGCTCCAAATGGTAGAAATGTTAGGTTTGATAGTCATATTTATGAAGGATATAGTGTTCCCCCATTTTATGATAGTATGATAGGAAAACTTATAGTTCATGCAGACACTAGGCAAAAAGCAATTGCTAAGATGAGAGTTGCTTTGGATGAACTTATTATTCAAGGTATTAAAACAACTAGAAATTTCCATTTGAATATGATGGAAAGTGCTGATTTTGCAAATAATAAATTTGATACAAATTATCTAACAAAGTACTATTAA
- a CDS encoding cation:proton antiporter, whose translation MQVVLILLALSFVIFASPYISALIKVPISATEIILGILLGTLGFLPQNELFKDVADIGFYYLMFLAGTEVDLKIFINAKKGVLKNSSLFLGLLYIFSIIAVYTFGLSELFIVIIPVMSVGILSTLYKEYGKNENWLNLAMLVGVIGEVLSIALLTLLNAYTKYGLDIKLFVNLGALAGFLIVTTLIFRWLDVLFWWYPNLKKIIMPQFDKNEKDIRFSIAMLCLVIAVVVILDIKIIIGAFIAGTFIPTFFSHKKDLPEKLSSFGYGFLVPIFFAYIGSTVNLNALLIPGVVKNVVFLTILMIVVRLLSSVVMVKNLGLKQSILFGISLSIPLTLLIATATIGHETNYISDEIYYALVLTSIFEAIVGITVIKIIKNIYLNKK comes from the coding sequence ATGCAAGTAGTTTTAATACTTTTAGCACTTTCTTTTGTGATATTTGCCTCACCTTATATATCGGCTTTAATCAAAGTTCCAATTTCAGCAACTGAGATAATTTTAGGGATTTTGCTTGGAACTTTGGGATTTTTACCACAAAATGAATTATTTAAAGATGTGGCTGATATAGGATTTTACTACCTTATGTTTTTAGCTGGAACAGAAGTTGATCTTAAAATTTTTATAAATGCAAAAAAAGGTGTTCTTAAAAATTCCAGCCTATTTTTAGGACTTTTGTATATTTTTTCTATAATTGCAGTTTATACTTTTGGATTAAGTGAGCTATTTATAGTAATAATTCCAGTAATGAGTGTGGGAATTCTCTCAACACTATATAAAGAGTATGGTAAAAATGAAAATTGGCTAAATTTAGCAATGCTTGTTGGAGTTATAGGAGAGGTTTTAAGTATAGCACTTTTAACACTTTTAAACGCTTATACAAAATATGGCCTTGATATAAAATTATTTGTAAATTTAGGTGCTTTGGCTGGATTTTTAATAGTAACCACACTTATTTTTAGATGGCTAGATGTTCTTTTTTGGTGGTATCCAAATCTTAAAAAAATTATAATGCCACAATTTGATAAGAATGAAAAAGATATAAGATTTTCTATTGCTATGCTTTGTTTAGTTATCGCAGTTGTAGTTATTTTGGATATAAAAATCATAATTGGAGCTTTTATAGCAGGAACTTTTATACCGACATTTTTTAGCCACAAAAAAGATCTTCCTGAAAAACTCTCATCTTTTGGATATGGCTTTTTAGTCCCAATATTTTTTGCCTATATTGGCTCAACTGTAAATTTAAACGCACTTTTAATTCCAGGAGTTGTAAAAAATGTAGTATTTTTAACTATTTTAATGATTGTAGTTAGGCTTTTAAGCTCTGTTGTAATGGTAAAAAATCTAGGACTAAAACAAAGCATTTTATTTGGAATTTCTTTATCAATTCCTCTAACCTTACTCATTGCAACTGCAACAATCGGACATGAAACAAACTATATAAGCGATGAAATTTACTACGCTTTAGTTTTAACAAGCATATTTGAAGCAATAGTTGGAATAACTGTAATAAAAATTATAAAAAATATTTATTTAAATAAAAAATGA
- the dcd gene encoding dCTP deaminase, giving the protein MGLKSDKWIKEKSLKDEMINPFCEENVGLGVISYGLSSYGYDIRVANEFKIFTNIGGTVVDPKNFDEKNVVDFVGDICIVPPNSFALARTVEYFKMPENVLAICLGKSTYARCGIIVNVTPFEPGFEGYITIEISNTTPLPAKIYANEGIAQVLFLEGDEPCAVSYADKKGKYQNQKGITLPRILK; this is encoded by the coding sequence ATGGGACTTAAAAGCGATAAATGGATAAAAGAAAAAAGCTTAAAAGATGAGATGATAAATCCATTTTGTGAAGAAAATGTTGGACTTGGTGTAATAAGCTATGGACTTTCTAGCTATGGATATGACATAAGAGTTGCAAATGAGTTTAAGATTTTTACAAATATCGGTGGAACAGTTGTTGATCCAAAAAATTTTGATGAAAAAAATGTGGTTGATTTCGTAGGCGATATCTGCATAGTTCCGCCAAATTCATTTGCGTTAGCTAGAACAGTTGAGTATTTTAAAATGCCTGAAAATGTTTTAGCAATATGTCTTGGAAAAAGCACTTACGCAAGGTGTGGAATAATAGTAAATGTTACTCCATTTGAGCCTGGATTTGAAGGATATATAACAATTGAAATATCAAACACAACTCCACTTCCTGCTAAAATTTATGCAAATGAGGGAATTGCTCAGGTATTATTTTTAGAAGGCGATGAGCCATGCGCTGTAAGTTATGCTGATAAAAAAGGAAAATATCAAAACCAAAAAGGAATAACTCTTCCAAGAATTTTAAAATAG
- the topA gene encoding type I DNA topoisomerase: MKNLVIVESPAKAKTIKKFLGKDYDVIASVGHIRDLPKTTFGIKIDGNKFEPEYRISSDHSKVVKEIKEKAKKAEKIYLATDEDREGEAIAYHIAMAIGKDPLSLPRIVFHEITKDAILNAVKNPRTVDMDSVNAQQARRLLDRIVGYRLSPLLNQKIQKGLSAGRVQSASLKLVVDKEREIKAFKPVEYHSIDAIFKDDLESEFVEFNGKKMDKLSVKNEKEAKNIVEICKNETYKIRKIESRQRKTNPQPPFMTSTLQQTASSNLSFSPRKTMMIAQSLYEGVNTPNGGAITYMRTDSLNLSKEAVLKARDLIKKDFGDKYLPKKANIYTTKTKGAQEAHEAIRPTDLSFTPQMANQTLPKDEAKLYELIYNRFLASQMTPSLSEIQNVFVAGKKTEFKISGRKVLFDGFYKVYGASDKDKILPNLKVGDEMFLQKISSKQNFTEPPARYSEASLIKKLESLGIGRPSTYAPTISLLTSRKYVEVQKRQLIPTEIAFKVIEVLEENFESIVDSKFTSQMEEKLDNVADEKSDWQEILADFYYPFMQKIEDGKKNIKSQKIAIPIDEKCPDCGGELVKRSGRFGEFIACSNFPKCKYSRNLSTDKKEKKEPVKIGVKCPKCGGEIVERFSKRGKFYGCLNYPKCRFISNYELTNEACPNCDNKHLIKKELKSGTFLECTECKYKRKIDA, from the coding sequence ATGAAAAATTTAGTTATCGTTGAGTCTCCTGCAAAAGCAAAGACTATAAAAAAATTTTTAGGAAAAGACTATGATGTTATCGCATCAGTTGGGCATATACGAGATCTTCCAAAAACAACTTTTGGGATAAAAATAGATGGAAATAAATTTGAACCCGAGTATAGAATAAGTAGTGATCACTCAAAAGTCGTTAAAGAGATAAAAGAAAAAGCAAAAAAAGCAGAAAAAATTTACCTTGCAACTGATGAGGATAGAGAAGGTGAAGCTATTGCATATCATATAGCAATGGCAATTGGAAAAGATCCATTATCACTTCCAAGAATTGTTTTTCATGAAATTACAAAAGATGCTATTTTAAACGCTGTTAAAAATCCAAGAACTGTTGATATGGATAGTGTAAATGCTCAACAAGCTAGAAGGCTTTTAGATAGAATCGTAGGATATAGACTAAGCCCACTTTTAAATCAAAAAATTCAAAAAGGACTAAGTGCTGGTAGAGTTCAAAGTGCTTCTTTAAAATTAGTTGTTGATAAAGAAAGGGAGATAAAAGCCTTTAAACCAGTTGAATATCACAGTATCGATGCTATTTTTAAAGATGATTTAGAAAGTGAGTTTGTTGAGTTTAACGGCAAAAAAATGGATAAATTAAGCGTTAAAAATGAAAAAGAGGCTAAAAATATAGTTGAAATTTGTAAAAACGAAACGTATAAAATAAGAAAAATTGAAAGTCGTCAGCGAAAAACAAATCCACAGCCTCCATTTATGACCTCAACTTTGCAACAAACCGCAAGTTCAAATTTAAGCTTTAGTCCAAGAAAAACTATGATGATAGCTCAAAGTCTTTATGAAGGAGTTAATACTCCAAATGGCGGAGCAATAACATATATGAGAACTGATAGTTTAAATTTATCAAAAGAAGCTGTTTTAAAAGCAAGAGATTTAATAAAAAAAGATTTTGGGGATAAATACTTACCAAAAAAGGCAAACATTTACACCACTAAAACAAAAGGAGCTCAAGAAGCTCATGAGGCTATTCGCCCAACTGATTTAAGTTTTACACCACAAATGGCAAATCAAACTCTTCCAAAAGATGAAGCAAAGCTTTATGAACTTATTTATAACCGTTTTTTAGCCTCTCAAATGACACCAAGTCTTAGCGAGATACAAAATGTTTTTGTAGCTGGTAAAAAAACTGAGTTTAAAATAAGTGGTAGAAAAGTGTTATTTGATGGATTTTATAAAGTTTATGGAGCAAGCGATAAAGATAAAATTTTACCAAATTTAAAAGTTGGTGATGAGATGTTTTTACAAAAAATTTCATCAAAACAAAACTTTACCGAACCTCCTGCAAGATATAGTGAAGCAAGTTTAATTAAAAAACTTGAAAGCCTAGGTATTGGCAGACCTTCAACTTACGCCCCAACTATTTCACTTTTAACATCTAGAAAGTATGTAGAAGTTCAAAAAAGGCAACTAATTCCAACTGAAATAGCATTTAAAGTAATAGAAGTTTTAGAAGAGAATTTTGAAAGTATTGTTGATAGCAAATTTACCTCACAAATGGAGGAAAAACTTGACAATGTAGCAGATGAAAAAAGTGATTGGCAAGAAATTTTAGCAGATTTTTACTACCCATTTATGCAAAAAATAGAAGATGGTAAAAAAAATATAAAAAGTCAAAAAATAGCTATTCCAATAGATGAAAAATGCCCTGATTGTGGTGGTGAGCTTGTAAAAAGAAGTGGAAGATTTGGTGAGTTTATAGCGTGTTCAAATTTTCCAAAATGTAAATATAGTAGAAATTTAAGCACTGATAAAAAAGAGAAAAAAGAGCCCGTTAAAATAGGTGTAAAATGTCCAAAATGTGGTGGAGAAATCGTAGAAAGATTTTCAAAAAGAGGTAAATTTTATGGATGTCTTAACTACCCAAAATGCAGATTTATAAGCAACTACGAGCTTACAAATGAAGCATGCCCAAATTGTGACAATAAACATTTAATTAAAAAAGAGCTTAAAAGTGGAACATTTTTAGAATGTACTGAGTGCAAATATAAAAGAAAAATTGATGCTTAA
- a CDS encoding 3'(2'),5'-bisphosphate nucleotidase CysQ — protein sequence MNELLNLAKIAALNAGEEILKHYNDYKVVKKPDNSPLTSADLAANEAIFKILGKTGIEICSEENILEADKMGENDTFWLVDPLDGTRDFIAKNGEFCVCIALIKNSRPILSVIFIPTKNELFYSAGENKVFINDELIKPNLDCKTPNLLLLGRSGMGKRRIALAKSFNLSFKRVGSAIKFCQIAKSQAMLYPRFGDSYLWDVAAGDFLVVQSGGEIIDLKTKKRPLYNGKKLLNSPFVAIDKNSIHLKEQTLNKIDEILKI from the coding sequence ATGAATGAGCTTTTAAACCTAGCTAAAATTGCTGCATTAAATGCTGGAGAAGAGATATTAAAGCACTATAACGACTACAAAGTTGTTAAAAAACCCGACAACTCTCCGCTAACTTCGGCTGATCTTGCTGCAAATGAAGCTATTTTTAAAATTTTAGGAAAAACTGGTATTGAAATTTGTTCTGAAGAGAACATTTTAGAGGCTGATAAAATGGGCGAAAATGACACTTTTTGGCTAGTTGATCCACTAGATGGAACACGCGATTTTATCGCAAAAAATGGTGAGTTTTGTGTCTGTATCGCACTTATTAAAAACTCTCGTCCAATTTTGTCTGTAATTTTTATACCAACCAAAAATGAGCTATTTTATAGCGCTGGAGAAAATAAAGTCTTTATAAATGATGAACTTATAAAACCAAATTTAGACTGCAAAACTCCAAATTTACTCCTACTTGGAAGAAGCGGAATGGGAAAAAGACGCATAGCTTTGGCAAAAAGCTTTAATCTTAGCTTTAAAAGAGTTGGCTCAGCAATTAAGTTTTGCCAAATTGCAAAAAGCCAGGCCATGCTTTATCCACGCTTTGGCGATAGCTATCTTTGGGATGTTGCGGCGGGGGATTTTTTGGTTGTGCAAAGTGGTGGAGAGATAATTGACCTAAAAACTAAAAAAAGACCCCTTTACAATGGCAAAAAGCTTCTAAACTCGCCATTTGTTGCCATTGATAAAAATAGCATTCATTTAAAAGAGCAAACTTTAAATAAAATTGATGAGATTTTAAAAATTTAA
- a CDS encoding menaquinone biosynthesis family protein — protein MLKNISVAHSPDADDIFMYMAIKFGWVDSEILSFKNKADDIETLNKASLNGEYDVCAISFSVYPLIANDYALLKTAVSFGEGYGPKLIKKKGSKLKKNFKVALSGEHTTNALLFRIAYPDARPVYKNFLEIENAVLNGEVDAGVLIHESILEFNENLEVEREVWDIWQELRGDENLPLPLGGMALRRSLPLTDAIECQRVLTKAVEIATKHKTLLSKMLIERNLVRVDDKKLDKYLNLYANDTSVSMSEIQLKAVNKLFEIGYKYGFYKEKIDAFASLIPTEYKDFRFC, from the coding sequence ATGTTAAAAAACATATCTGTGGCACACTCTCCAGATGCAGATGATATTTTTATGTATATGGCTATTAAATTTGGTTGGGTTGATAGTGAAATTTTAAGTTTTAAAAACAAGGCCGATGATATAGAAACTTTAAATAAAGCCTCATTAAATGGCGAATATGATGTTTGTGCGATAAGTTTTAGTGTTTATCCATTGATTGCAAATGACTATGCACTTTTAAAAACAGCAGTTAGTTTTGGTGAGGGATATGGTCCAAAACTCATAAAGAAAAAAGGGTCAAAACTTAAAAAGAATTTTAAAGTTGCACTAAGTGGTGAGCATACTACAAATGCTTTGCTTTTTAGGATAGCTTATCCAGATGCCAGACCTGTTTATAAAAACTTTTTAGAGATTGAAAATGCGGTTTTAAATGGTGAAGTTGATGCTGGAGTTTTGATACATGAAAGTATTTTAGAATTTAATGAAAATTTAGAAGTTGAAAGAGAGGTTTGGGATATTTGGCAAGAGCTAAGAGGTGATGAAAATTTACCTTTGCCACTTGGTGGAATGGCACTTAGAAGAAGTTTGCCTTTAACAGATGCCATAGAGTGTCAAAGAGTTTTAACAAAAGCAGTTGAAATTGCCACAAAGCATAAAACTCTTTTAAGCAAAATGCTAATTGAGAGAAATTTAGTTAGAGTTGATGATAAAAAACTAGATAAATACTTAAATTTATATGCAAACGATACTTCAGTTTCAATGAGTGAAATTCAGTTAAAAGCTGTAAATAAACTATTTGAGATAGGCTATAAGTACGGATTTTATAAAGAAAAAATTGATGCATTTGCTTCGCTAATACCAACTGAATATAAAGATTTTAGATTTTGTTAG
- the accB gene encoding acetyl-CoA carboxylase biotin carboxyl carrier protein: MKTEEIKELMKYFESTGIGRMRLKEGDFEIELRKTCESNDATPEVCPTPAPQPPINVVVNSEQNKQQSSKDTINSPMVGTFYIAPSPGEAPFVKVGQTVRKGDVVGIIEAMKIMNEIEAEFDCRISNILVADGQPVEFGMAIIEVEKL, from the coding sequence ATGAAAACAGAAGAAATTAAAGAACTTATGAAGTACTTTGAAAGTACAGGAATTGGTCGTATGAGATTAAAAGAGGGCGATTTTGAAATAGAGCTTAGAAAAACTTGTGAGTCAAATGATGCTACACCTGAAGTATGCCCAACACCAGCACCGCAACCACCAATAAATGTTGTTGTAAATAGTGAACAAAATAAACAACAATCCTCAAAAGATACTATAAACTCGCCAATGGTAGGAACTTTTTATATTGCGCCAAGTCCTGGTGAAGCACCTTTTGTAAAAGTTGGACAAACTGTTAGAAAAGGTGATGTTGTTGGCATAATCGAAGCCATGAAAATAATGAATGAAATAGAGGCTGAGTTTGACTGTAGAATTTCAAACATATTAGTTGCCGATGGCCAGCCAGTTGAGTTTGGTATGGCAATTATTGAGGTGGAGAAATTATAA
- a CDS encoding citrate synthase, with product MSNTVTLTDNRNGKSYEFNVLDGTLGPSVIDISDLYKKTGFFTFDKGYTSTAMCSSEITFIDGEKGILKHRGYDIAWLAENKLFLDVIHLLLHKKLPNEDELNAFRKKLKTKSFINERMIALFDAFPDKAHPMAVLQACIATLSTYYKRDMNYDDPDEYMELAERLVAKMPTLAAFYHRHAMGYPLIYPDLDRGFTENFLYMMRAFPHSHVDIKPIEVKALDTVLMLHADHEQNASTTTVRTVASTHSHPYSCISAGIGALWGHAHGGANESVIRQLEAIGSVDNADKYIKRAKDKNDPFRLMGFGHRVYKSYDPRAKVLKGLRDKLMDELDIDSNLIKIANRIEKIALEDEYFVSRNLYPNVDFNSGLILRALKIPTDMFAVMFVIGRAPGWMAQWMELKEQTSKIVRPRQLYLGETDALKTHHENLQKTKIEYSGKQ from the coding sequence ATGTCAAATACCGTAACACTAACTGACAATAGAAATGGCAAAAGCTATGAATTTAATGTCCTTGATGGCACACTTGGTCCATCTGTTATAGACATTTCAGATTTGTATAAAAAAACAGGGTTTTTTACATTTGATAAAGGCTATACTTCAACTGCAATGTGCAGCTCAGAAATAACATTTATAGATGGAGAAAAAGGCATTTTAAAACACCGTGGATACGATATTGCATGGCTTGCTGAAAACAAACTTTTTTTAGATGTAATTCATCTTCTTTTGCATAAAAAACTTCCTAATGAAGATGAACTTAATGCTTTTAGAAAAAAACTAAAAACAAAATCTTTTATAAATGAAAGAATGATAGCTTTATTTGATGCATTTCCTGACAAAGCCCATCCTATGGCAGTTTTACAAGCCTGTATAGCAACACTTAGCACATATTATAAAAGAGATATGAACTATGATGATCCAGATGAATATATGGAATTAGCTGAAAGACTTGTAGCTAAAATGCCAACATTAGCAGCATTTTATCACCGTCACGCAATGGGATATCCACTTATCTATCCAGATCTAGATCGTGGTTTTACAGAAAATTTCCTTTATATGATGAGAGCTTTTCCGCACTCTCACGTTGATATAAAACCAATCGAAGTAAAAGCTTTAGATACAGTTTTAATGCTTCATGCAGATCATGAGCAAAATGCCTCAACTACGACAGTTAGAACAGTTGCTTCAACTCACTCTCATCCATATTCTTGTATAAGTGCGGGCATTGGGGCTTTGTGGGGACATGCTCATGGAGGAGCAAATGAAAGTGTTATAAGACAGCTTGAAGCCATTGGAAGTGTTGATAATGCAGATAAATATATAAAAAGAGCTAAAGATAAAAATGATCCATTTAGATTGATGGGCTTTGGTCATAGAGTTTATAAAAGCTATGATCCAAGGGCCAAGGTTTTAAAAGGTTTAAGAGATAAACTCATGGATGAGCTTGACATCGACTCAAATTTAATTAAAATTGCCAATAGAATAGAAAAAATTGCACTTGAAGATGAGTATTTTGTAAGTAGAAATTTATATCCAAATGTTGATTTTAACTCAGGCCTTATCTTAAGAGCATTAAAAATTCCAACCGATATGTTTGCAGTTATGTTTGTCATCGGTAGAGCACCTGGCTGGATGGCTCAATGGATGGAATTAAAAGAACAAACAAGTAAAATTGTTCGTCCAAGACAGCTATATTTAGGTGAAACAGATGCCTTAAAAACTCATCATGAAAATTTACAAAAAACAAAGATTGAGTATTCTGGAAAGCAATAA
- a CDS encoding UDP-N-acetylmuramate dehydrogenase, producing MLVKEINFSKFSSIKIGGVFKVEVLSGDFGEFNGVIIGGANNILISPNPPKLGILSSEFDYIKFDGEILEIGGLTKSAKIYNFAKKNNLANFEFLKGIPGTLGGLITMNAGLLGYEISNNLISVLTNFGEFKKDELEFSYRKSKIKGVIKSAKFRILKGFDESLSIKISKKRANQPRGNSFGSCFKNPVGLSAGKLIDECGLKGYKIRNCGFSQEHANFLINYGGGTFDEALSLINLAKKRVFEKFGINLETEVVIL from the coding sequence TTGTTAGTTAAAGAAATTAACTTTAGTAAATTTAGTTCTATTAAAATAGGTGGAGTTTTTAAAGTAGAAGTTTTAAGTGGGGATTTTGGTGAGTTTAACGGAGTTATAATTGGTGGTGCAAATAACATTTTAATCTCGCCAAATCCACCAAAACTAGGTATTTTAAGTAGCGAATTTGATTATATAAAATTTGATGGTGAAATTTTAGAAATTGGCGGCTTGACAAAAAGTGCTAAAATTTATAATTTTGCAAAAAAAAATAATTTAGCAAATTTTGAGTTTTTAAAAGGAATTCCTGGAACATTAGGTGGATTAATAACCATGAATGCGGGGCTTTTAGGGTATGAAATTTCTAATAATTTAATAAGTGTCTTAACAAATTTTGGCGAGTTTAAAAAAGATGAATTAGAATTTTCTTACCGAAAAAGCAAGATAAAAGGCGTGATAAAAAGTGCTAAATTTAGAATTTTAAAAGGCTTTGATGAGAGCTTAAGCATTAAAATTTCAAAAAAAAGAGCAAATCAACCGCGTGGAAATAGTTTTGGAAGTTGTTTTAAAAACCCCGTTGGATTAAGCGCTGGTAAATTAATTGATGAATGTGGTTTAAAAGGTTATAAAATCAGAAACTGCGGGTTTAGCCAAGAGCATGCAAATTTTCTCATTAATTATGGTGGCGGGACTTTTGATGAGGCTTTGTCTTTGATAAATTTAGCTAAAAAACGAGTTTTTGAAAAATTTGGCATAAATTTAGAAACTGAGGTTGTGATACTTTGA